In Aliamphritea ceti, a single window of DNA contains:
- a CDS encoding amino acid ABC transporter permease: MPTDLSRSAPPGEKTRFWNDPAKRALLFQVLLIGAILLFAGSLISNTLNNLEQRGITTGFAFLSQKAGFGIPLSLIEYNESSTYGTTFFVGLFNTLLVSVLGIIAATILGFVMGVARLSDNWLIAKLSAVYIEIFRNIPLLLQIFFWYFAVLRTLPSPRQSIEFLGSFLNIRGLSMPAPVAEGGFNLVIGAFAVGVVLTFVMSRWAHKRQDQTGQIFPTFWAGLGLLIGLPLIVFMLAGMPMHLDYPVLKGFNFRGGMTLIPELVALWLALTIYTAAFIAETVRAGILAVPNGQLEAASALGLPKVRTLRLIVIPQAMRVIIPPLTSQYLNLAKNSSLAAAVAYPDLVAVFAGTTLNQTGQAVEIMSMTMAVYLTMSILTSLFMNWYNKRMSLIER; encoded by the coding sequence ATGCCTACCGATCTATCTCGCAGCGCGCCTCCGGGAGAGAAAACTCGTTTTTGGAATGATCCGGCAAAACGAGCACTTCTTTTCCAGGTTCTTTTAATTGGCGCAATTCTTCTTTTTGCCGGTTCTCTTATTTCGAATACCCTTAATAACCTTGAACAACGTGGTATCACCACTGGTTTTGCCTTTTTATCTCAGAAGGCTGGTTTCGGTATTCCTCTTTCCCTGATTGAGTACAATGAATCTTCTACCTACGGGACGACTTTCTTCGTAGGCCTGTTTAACACTCTCTTAGTTTCTGTACTGGGTATTATCGCCGCTACCATCCTTGGTTTTGTAATGGGTGTTGCGCGTCTGTCTGATAACTGGCTGATTGCTAAATTATCAGCGGTATATATCGAAATATTTCGTAACATCCCTTTGTTACTGCAAATTTTCTTTTGGTATTTTGCGGTTCTTCGAACCTTGCCTTCACCGCGTCAGAGCATTGAGTTTCTCGGCAGTTTTCTGAACATCCGGGGCTTATCTATGCCAGCTCCTGTCGCAGAAGGTGGTTTTAATCTGGTAATTGGTGCTTTTGCTGTAGGTGTTGTCCTGACGTTTGTAATGTCACGCTGGGCACATAAGAGGCAGGACCAGACAGGTCAGATTTTTCCAACATTCTGGGCCGGGCTTGGTCTGCTTATTGGTTTGCCGCTAATCGTATTCATGTTGGCTGGAATGCCGATGCATCTCGATTATCCGGTTCTGAAAGGCTTTAACTTCCGCGGAGGTATGACGCTTATACCTGAGCTGGTTGCATTATGGCTTGCGCTGACTATCTATACCGCAGCATTTATTGCTGAAACAGTGCGTGCAGGTATTTTGGCCGTGCCAAATGGTCAGCTTGAGGCTGCATCTGCTTTAGGCTTGCCGAAGGTTCGTACGTTACGTCTGATTGTTATTCCTCAGGCAATGCGAGTGATTATTCCACCGTTGACCAGTCAGTATCTGAACCTGGCGAAGAACTCTTCGCTTGCTGCAGCGGTTGCATATCCGGATCTTGTGGCGGTATTTGCAGGAACGACGCTAAACCAGACGGGACAGGCAGTTGAGATTATGTCGATGACCATGGCAGTTTATCTGACCATGAGTATCCTCACCTCGTTGTTTATGAACTGGTATAACAAGCGCATGTCGCTGATAGAACGTTAG
- a CDS encoding acetate/propionate family kinase: MSLILTVNGGSSSLKCALFIRYADHDECLYRFRFSNILEQAQVLVRRDKAFGREASVEQNDLPLTDIPKEERHQACLKYVMEWIDAQFLDAEICAFGHRVVHGGDMFTAPVLVTDDVMQKLETLIPLAPLHQPYNLKLIQVCQELIPSAIQVASFDTMFHHSHAAEEKYYAIPREYSEAGIHKYGFHGLSYEFINHKLEELSEQDKHANTIVCHLGAGASMCAIKDGKSIASSMGFTAVEGLPMGTRCGTIDPGVLLFLQRHYQLDNDQLENVLYQQSGWLGVSGESADMLTLRHSDNPHAQEAIDMFCYRAALEIGRLSAALGGLKQLVFTGGVGENDCYIREQICQRSAWLGVKINDLANSNNLSCISTAESSISVRVIATNEEAMIAQHTEEVMDWLAAREEQAAV, encoded by the coding sequence ATGAGCTTAATCCTTACCGTAAACGGCGGTTCATCCAGCCTTAAATGTGCACTCTTTATCCGTTATGCAGACCACGACGAATGCCTGTACAGATTTCGCTTCAGTAATATTCTTGAACAGGCACAGGTACTTGTTCGACGCGATAAAGCGTTTGGCCGTGAAGCCAGTGTTGAACAAAACGACTTACCGCTGACAGATATACCTAAGGAAGAGCGTCATCAGGCCTGCCTGAAATATGTGATGGAATGGATTGATGCTCAATTTCTGGATGCAGAAATATGCGCCTTCGGTCATAGAGTCGTGCACGGTGGGGACATGTTCACCGCACCGGTTCTAGTGACTGATGATGTCATGCAAAAACTTGAAACACTCATTCCACTTGCACCGTTACATCAGCCTTATAATTTAAAACTTATACAAGTCTGTCAGGAGCTGATCCCTTCAGCCATTCAGGTTGCAAGCTTTGATACTATGTTCCATCACAGCCACGCTGCAGAAGAAAAGTATTACGCAATTCCCCGTGAATATAGTGAAGCCGGCATTCATAAATATGGGTTTCATGGACTGTCTTACGAGTTTATTAATCATAAGCTCGAAGAACTTTCTGAACAGGACAAACACGCTAACACTATCGTTTGTCACCTTGGCGCCGGAGCCAGCATGTGTGCAATTAAAGATGGTAAATCCATCGCCTCCAGTATGGGATTCACTGCTGTAGAAGGCCTCCCAATGGGTACCCGTTGCGGCACTATCGACCCGGGCGTACTGTTATTTTTACAACGTCACTACCAACTGGATAATGATCAGTTGGAAAACGTACTCTATCAACAAAGTGGTTGGCTGGGCGTATCCGGAGAAAGTGCCGACATGCTTACCCTGAGACACAGTGACAATCCACATGCACAAGAAGCAATAGACATGTTTTGCTATCGGGCTGCTCTGGAAATTGGTCGGTTAAGTGCCGCCTTGGGGGGGCTTAAGCAGCTTGTTTTTACCGGCGGTGTAGGCGAAAACGACTGCTATATCCGTGAGCAGATTTGCCAGCGCAGCGCTTGGCTAGGTGTAAAAATTAATGACCTTGCTAATAGCAATAACTTAAGTTGTATCAGCACAGCAGAAAGTAGCATTAGCGTACGTGTAATCGCGACCAATGAAGAAGCAATGATTGCACAGCATACTGAAGAAGTTATGGACTGGCTGGCCGCACGGGAAGAACAGGCCGCAGTTTAA
- a CDS encoding amino acid ABC transporter ATP-binding protein: MVQIRNMNKWYGDFHVLKNINLDVKRGEKIVICGPSGSGKSTMIRCINHLEEHQEGDIFVNGIELASDIKKIDAIRKDVGMVFQHFNLFPHLTVLENCVLAPIWVKKVPRKEAEAMAMQYLERVKIPEQALKYPGQLSGGQQQRVAIARSLCMNPDVMLFDEPTSALDPEMIKEVLDVMIELANEGMTMLCVTHEMGFAKTVADRVIFMDGGQIIEENEPQEFFNNPQHERTQLFLSQILNH, translated from the coding sequence ATGGTTCAGATCCGTAACATGAACAAATGGTACGGTGATTTCCATGTGCTGAAAAATATTAACCTGGATGTGAAGCGCGGTGAAAAGATCGTAATTTGCGGGCCTTCTGGTTCAGGTAAGTCAACAATGATTCGCTGTATCAACCATCTGGAAGAGCATCAGGAAGGTGATATCTTTGTAAACGGCATCGAGCTGGCATCTGATATCAAGAAGATTGACGCTATCCGTAAAGATGTCGGTATGGTGTTTCAGCACTTTAATCTGTTTCCGCACTTAACGGTTTTGGAAAACTGTGTACTGGCACCTATTTGGGTGAAGAAAGTACCACGTAAAGAAGCTGAAGCTATGGCTATGCAGTATCTGGAGCGGGTAAAAATTCCTGAACAGGCACTGAAATATCCAGGTCAGTTGTCCGGTGGTCAGCAGCAGCGTGTGGCGATTGCCCGATCTCTGTGTATGAACCCTGATGTTATGCTGTTCGATGAACCTACCTCCGCACTTGACCCTGAGATGATCAAGGAAGTACTGGATGTAATGATTGAGCTGGCAAACGAAGGTATGACCATGTTGTGTGTAACTCACGAGATGGGCTTTGCGAAAACCGTTGCCGATCGGGTTATCTTCATGGATGGCGGTCAGATAATTGAAGAAAATGAGCCGCAAGAATTCTTCAATAATCCGCAGCATGAACGTACTCAGTTGTTCCTTAGTCAGATTCTTAATCACTGA
- the hemH gene encoding ferrochelatase, translating into MTQQKLAVVLVNLGTPDEPTPGAVRRYLKTFLSDVRVVEGKGLRRLFWLAVLNFIILNVRPKKVAKLYASIWDGDSPLRKILNQQVAGLTVHLQSAFPAANVQVFPAMTYGSPGLQKRLSDLASAGYERVLIIPLYPQYSATTTAPIYDQVHAFQKKQRNLLDIRIVKDYHDHPMYIEALADSVQSFWQENGRSEKLIMSFHGIPQEYADKGDPYAIQCQQTSALLASKLGLQENQWQQTFQSRFGPMQWLQPYTDKTLESLAKDGCESVDMICPAFAADCLETLEEIAVENCEVFQGAGGQGYQYIPALNASPLMIKLLAALTATQANDWLQTENHHAA; encoded by the coding sequence ATGACACAGCAAAAACTCGCTGTCGTATTGGTAAATCTGGGAACTCCGGATGAGCCGACCCCTGGTGCTGTCCGCCGTTATCTTAAAACTTTCTTGTCTGATGTTCGGGTAGTGGAAGGTAAAGGGCTGCGCCGCTTGTTTTGGTTGGCAGTACTGAACTTTATTATTCTGAATGTACGGCCAAAAAAGGTTGCGAAACTCTATGCCAGTATCTGGGATGGTGATTCTCCGCTGCGTAAAATTCTGAATCAGCAAGTGGCAGGTTTAACTGTCCACCTGCAAAGTGCATTTCCGGCTGCAAATGTGCAGGTGTTTCCTGCTATGACGTATGGATCACCAGGGCTACAGAAGCGTTTGTCAGATTTGGCCAGCGCCGGTTACGAGCGGGTGCTGATTATTCCTCTGTATCCACAGTATTCTGCAACAACAACTGCGCCAATTTATGATCAGGTTCATGCGTTTCAGAAAAAACAGCGTAATTTACTGGATATACGTATTGTCAAGGATTATCACGATCATCCGATGTATATAGAAGCTTTGGCAGACAGCGTACAAAGTTTCTGGCAGGAGAATGGTCGTAGTGAAAAGCTTATTATGTCCTTTCATGGTATCCCTCAGGAGTATGCCGATAAAGGCGACCCTTATGCTATACAGTGTCAGCAGACATCTGCATTACTGGCCAGTAAACTGGGTTTACAGGAAAACCAGTGGCAGCAAACTTTTCAGTCGCGTTTCGGACCTATGCAGTGGTTACAGCCCTATACAGATAAAACGCTGGAATCTTTAGCGAAAGACGGCTGTGAATCAGTTGATATGATTTGTCCGGCTTTTGCTGCCGATTGTCTGGAAACTCTGGAAGAAATTGCTGTTGAAAATTGTGAAGTGTTTCAGGGAGCTGGTGGTCAGGGTTACCAGTATATTCCGGCGCTTAACGCATCCCCTTTAATGATTAAATTGCTTGCTGCGCTAACAGCTACGCAGGCGAATGACTGGCTTCAGACGGAGAATCACCATGCAGCTTGA
- the rlmB gene encoding 23S rRNA (guanosine(2251)-2'-O)-methyltransferase RlmB, protein MQLDYIFGIHAVTTALQRDAKRCRELLILKGRQDDKVQKILHLAQQSNIKCVQVQRKQLDEMAGDGVHQGVVLGCELVQAKNEQFLNSLLERIDEPAFLLVLDGVTDPHNLGACLRTADAAGVHAVIAPKDKSAPLNGTVSKVACGAADAVPYVQVTNLARTMKDLQQRGIWITGTAGEAEVMVYDADLKGPMALVMGAEGKGLRRLTREHCDHLIKIPMSGEVSSLNVSVATGVCLFEAVRQRS, encoded by the coding sequence ATGCAGCTTGATTATATTTTTGGTATTCATGCCGTCACTACTGCTTTACAACGCGATGCTAAGCGTTGTCGTGAATTGCTGATTCTGAAAGGGCGACAGGATGATAAGGTGCAGAAAATTTTGCATCTGGCGCAGCAGAGTAATATTAAATGTGTTCAGGTTCAGCGCAAACAGCTGGATGAGATGGCTGGTGATGGCGTGCACCAGGGAGTTGTACTCGGCTGTGAGCTGGTACAGGCAAAAAATGAGCAATTTTTGAACTCATTGCTTGAGCGTATTGACGAGCCCGCGTTTTTACTGGTTTTAGACGGCGTGACTGATCCGCATAATTTAGGTGCTTGTCTGCGTACTGCGGATGCAGCAGGTGTACATGCTGTTATTGCACCTAAAGATAAATCTGCACCACTTAATGGGACTGTCAGTAAGGTTGCCTGTGGCGCTGCTGATGCTGTTCCATATGTTCAGGTTACAAATCTGGCCCGGACAATGAAAGATCTTCAGCAGCGGGGTATCTGGATTACCGGTACTGCCGGTGAAGCGGAAGTTATGGTGTATGATGCAGATCTGAAAGGCCCTATGGCTCTGGTGATGGGCGCTGAAGGTAAAGGTTTACGTCGTTTAACCCGTGAACATTGCGATCACCTGATCAAGATACCTATGTCTGGAGAGGTGAGTAGCCTTAACGTATCAGTGGCGACCGGGGTGTGTTTATTTGAAGCGGTGCGCCAGCGTAGCTAA
- a CDS encoding amino acid ABC transporter permease, with protein sequence MIYEQQPTLPAPASTIGLVGWLRTNLFNTPKNSIATLLLIFLCYIWLTPIFDWVFFSADWVGSSRESCTSGGACWVFITQRIDQFMYGFYPADETWRLNLTFVVFVACIAWLVWPNLPKKGLVAVFTLAVFPFIAFVLLSGGYFGLEHVETHKWGGLSLTLVLAVVGIVAALPLGILLALGRRSEMPIVRAFSVAYIEIWRGVPLITVLFMASVMLPLFLPENMHFDKLLRALIGITMFQTAYMAEVIRGGLQAIPRGQYEAADALGLGYWQKMVMIILPQALKLMIPGVVNTFIALFKDTSLVLIIGLFDLLAIVQAAQNDPKWIGYATEGYVFVAFVFWIFCFGMSRYSQNLEKMLHTGHGNRA encoded by the coding sequence ATGATTTATGAACAACAACCTACTCTGCCCGCACCGGCGAGTACTATCGGTTTAGTTGGCTGGTTACGTACGAATCTGTTCAATACACCAAAAAACAGTATTGCGACGTTACTATTGATATTCCTGTGCTATATCTGGCTTACACCTATATTTGACTGGGTTTTCTTCAGTGCAGACTGGGTGGGTTCCAGCAGAGAAAGTTGTACAAGTGGTGGTGCGTGTTGGGTGTTTATTACTCAGCGTATTGACCAGTTTATGTATGGCTTTTACCCGGCAGATGAAACCTGGCGTCTGAATCTGACGTTTGTGGTTTTTGTTGCCTGCATTGCCTGGCTCGTATGGCCGAACCTGCCTAAAAAAGGATTAGTTGCGGTTTTCACGCTGGCTGTTTTTCCTTTTATTGCCTTCGTGCTGTTAAGCGGTGGGTATTTTGGGCTTGAGCATGTAGAAACTCATAAGTGGGGTGGGCTGAGCCTGACACTGGTACTGGCTGTTGTCGGTATTGTTGCTGCTTTACCGCTTGGGATTCTGCTGGCATTAGGACGACGTTCTGAAATGCCAATCGTGCGTGCCTTTTCAGTGGCTTACATTGAAATTTGGCGGGGAGTTCCGCTAATTACGGTTCTGTTCATGGCGTCAGTAATGCTGCCATTGTTCTTACCGGAAAATATGCACTTCGATAAATTACTGCGTGCCCTGATTGGTATTACCATGTTCCAGACTGCTTATATGGCAGAGGTTATTCGTGGTGGCTTGCAGGCAATTCCAAGAGGGCAGTACGAAGCGGCTGATGCTTTGGGACTGGGTTACTGGCAGAAGATGGTTATGATCATTCTTCCGCAGGCTCTGAAGCTGATGATTCCGGGTGTGGTTAACACCTTTATAGCGCTGTTTAAAGATACCAGTCTGGTATTGATTATCGGTCTGTTTGATCTGCTGGCTATTGTTCAGGCAGCACAAAACGACCCTAAGTGGATTGGCTATGCAACGGAAGGTTATGTGTTTGTTGCCTTCGTATTCTGGATTTTCTGTTTCGGTATGTCTCGTTACAGTCAGAATTTAGAAAAAATGTTGCATACCGGTCACGGAAATCGAGCCTGA